From the genome of Verrucomicrobiota bacterium:
AAATACCTGTTTCTACAGGCGGTTTAATTTTGGGTTACTCTCCGGTCACACACCCTGGCGTATTGTACAGAACCACAAAAACGTAAGGAATACTATATGAGCGAAGGAATCAACGTTTACGACGAGGTCAGGAGTCCCTACGGCTTCGTTTCCGAAGCGAAGGAATTTGAGAAACAGGCCGCCGAAGGAATACCTTGCATTTTCTTGTCACACAGGAGGGGAGACAAAGAGCGGGTAAAAGAGTTTGGTGAATACATTAAAAAAGCCGGAATCAACATCTATCTCGATGTCGAAGACCAGGAGTTGCAGGCGGCGGTGGAAGAAGGTGACGATGCGAAGATTACGGAGTTTATTGAACAGGGAATCCGTTACAGCACTGACCTCATGATTTTCTTGTCGGAATCGACGCGAAAATCGTGGTGGGTACCGTATGAGATCGGTTTTGGAAAAGCGGCAGGAAAAGTTTTGTCATGCGTGAAATTAAGAGATGTGAAGATTAGCGATCTTGCGTATTTGAAGATTGTTCAGTGCTTGCGAACCCCAAAAGAAATGGATGCCTATCTTGAGGAGGTTCTGGTGAGGAAGGCTGATGTTGGTGCTAAATCAAAGAGTTTAGAAAGGCTGGCGGAACTAATGATTGAATCGCATGTCGGAAAGATTAGTTTAGCGAGCCTTATTGGACATCCACTGGATGTTTATATGAACGAAGAGTGATTGTTAGTAACAAAAAACCCAAAAT
Proteins encoded in this window:
- a CDS encoding toll/interleukin-1 receptor domain-containing protein; the encoded protein is MSEGINVYDEVRSPYGFVSEAKEFEKQAAEGIPCIFLSHRRGDKERVKEFGEYIKKAGINIYLDVEDQELQAAVEEGDDAKITEFIEQGIRYSTDLMIFLSESTRKSWWVPYEIGFGKAAGKVLSCVKLRDVKISDLAYLKIVQCLRTPKEMDAYLEEVLVRKADVGAKSKSLERLAELMIESHVGKISLASLIGHPLDVYMNEE